A window from Lampris incognitus isolate fLamInc1 chromosome 5, fLamInc1.hap2, whole genome shotgun sequence encodes these proteins:
- the fgfbp2b gene encoding fibroblast growth factor-binding protein 2b has product MRAGTGLLLLLVAVSVCGSHAQNNSINNNNSNNSSNDNKQQQQRSIWDDPIRFSTKSKDACTMVVSGAGDYTRLRVSCKGPSQGQSTGRSYYCDFQGKPNLCRAYNLNPRHYFTQMMWDLRKLSHACQGPKVYRPSMCKKHPDEAQMTHLSSWPKINTPKPSKTNQDPRKPVAPVQTKPITTAKPVKPQPQPAKPQPGKGSQPRKPISKPGKTTPRATEEPESKASRLANEYCWKSFHGICSYFIGWFHN; this is encoded by the coding sequence ATGAGAGCTGGCACgggtctgctgctgctgttggtaGCAGTGAGTGTGTGTGGCTCACATGCACAGAACAAcagcatcaacaacaacaacagcaataacagcAGCAATGACaacaagcagcagcagcagcgcagcATCTGGGACGATCCCATCCGATTCAGCACCAAGAGTAAGGATGCCTGTACTATGGTGGTGTCCGGAGCTGGTGACTACACTCGCCTGCGCGTCTCCTGCAAGGGCCCGAGCCAGGGCCAGAGCACGGGGCGCTCCTACTACTGCGACTTCCAGGGCAAGCCTAACCTGTGCCGTGCCTACAACCTGAACCCTCGCCACTATTTCACTCAGATGATGTGGGACTTGAGAAAGCTGAGCCACGCCTGTCAGGGACCTAAAGTCTACCGCCCCTCGATGTGTAAGAAACACCCCGATGAGGCGCAGATGACCCACCTGTCTTCCTGGCCCAAGATCAACACCCCCAAGCCCTCCAAAACCAACCAGGACCCACGCAAGCCGGTCGCACCGGTGCAGACCAAACCCATCACCACCGCCAAGCCCGtcaagccccagccccagcctgcAAAGCCCCAGCCCGGTAAGGGCAGCCAGCCCAGGAAGCCCATTTCAAAGCCCGGAAAGACCACTCCGCGTGCCACAGAGGAGCCCGAGTCCAAGGCGTCCCGCCTCGCCAATGAATACTGCTGGAAGAGCTTTCACGGCATTTGCAGCTATTTCATCGGCTGGTTCCACAACTGA